The following coding sequences are from one Paracoccus alcaliphilus window:
- a CDS encoding NADP-dependent malic enzyme, translating into MEDRRQDQTRQDALDYHEFPRPGKLEIRATKPLANGRDLSRAYSPGVAEACLEIQSDPMNAARYTARGNLVAVVSNGTAVLGLGNIGAAASKPVMEGKAVLFKKFANIDCFDIEVNESDPEKLADIVCALEPTFGAINLEDIKAPDCFIVEKLCRERMNIPVFHDDQHGTAIVVGAAATNALHVAGKRFEDIKVVSTGGGAAGIACLDMLLKLGVKRENVWLCDIHGLVHQGRTEDMNPQKAAYAQDSALRSLDQVIEGADLFLGLSGPGVLKPEMVARMSPRPVIFALANPMPEILPDLAREVAPDAIIATGRSDFPNQVNNVLCFPFIFRGALDVGATTINDQMELACIEGIAALARATTTAEAAAAYLGETLTFGPEYLIPKPFDPRLMGVVSSAVARAAMETGVATRPIEDLDSYKRKLDGSVFRSAMIMRPVFEAAATSERRIAFAEGEDERVLRAANAMLEETTDKPILIGRPEVIAMRAERAGLPIRPERDFEIVNPENDPRYRDYWETYHQLMARRGVSPDIARAIMRTNTTAIASVMVHRGEADSLICGTFGQYAWHLRYVREILASEGLDPIGALSMIIMQEGPLFIADTQVHNDPTPLQVANTVMGAARHVRRFGMTPKIALCAHSQFGNLDTYSGRKMREALAILETFKPDFMYDGEMHVDAALDPELRDRIFPGSRLEGAANVLVFAGTDAASGVRNALKMRANGLEVGPILMGLGNRAHIVTPSITTRGLLNMSALAGTPVAAYG; encoded by the coding sequence ATGGAAGATCGCAGGCAGGATCAGACCCGCCAGGATGCATTGGATTACCACGAATTTCCACGTCCCGGCAAACTTGAGATCCGGGCGACCAAACCCCTTGCGAATGGTCGCGACCTGTCCCGCGCCTATTCCCCCGGCGTGGCCGAAGCCTGCCTTGAGATCCAGAGCGACCCGATGAATGCCGCCCGCTATACCGCGCGGGGCAATCTGGTCGCGGTGGTGTCGAACGGCACGGCGGTTCTGGGCTTGGGCAATATCGGCGCGGCGGCCTCGAAACCGGTGATGGAGGGCAAGGCGGTCCTGTTCAAGAAATTCGCCAATATCGACTGCTTTGATATCGAGGTGAACGAATCCGATCCCGAGAAGCTGGCCGATATCGTCTGCGCGCTGGAACCCACCTTCGGCGCGATAAACCTTGAGGACATCAAGGCCCCCGACTGTTTCATCGTCGAAAAACTGTGCCGCGAGCGGATGAACATTCCGGTCTTTCACGACGACCAGCACGGCACCGCCATCGTCGTGGGTGCCGCCGCCACCAATGCACTGCATGTCGCGGGCAAGCGGTTCGAGGATATCAAGGTCGTCTCGACCGGCGGCGGGGCGGCGGGCATCGCCTGTCTGGACATGCTGCTGAAGCTGGGCGTGAAACGCGAGAACGTCTGGCTGTGCGACATCCACGGGCTGGTCCATCAGGGCCGGACCGAGGACATGAACCCGCAAAAGGCCGCCTATGCGCAGGACAGCGCGTTGCGCTCGCTGGATCAGGTGATCGAGGGGGCTGACCTGTTCCTTGGCCTGTCCGGTCCCGGCGTGCTGAAACCCGAGATGGTGGCGCGCATGTCGCCGCGTCCAGTTATCTTCGCGCTGGCCAATCCCATGCCGGAAATCCTGCCCGATCTGGCGCGAGAGGTCGCCCCCGATGCGATCATCGCCACCGGGCGCAGCGATTTTCCCAATCAGGTCAACAACGTGTTGTGTTTTCCCTTCATCTTCCGCGGTGCGCTGGATGTGGGGGCGACGACGATCAACGACCAGATGGAACTGGCCTGTATCGAAGGCATCGCGGCGCTGGCCCGCGCCACCACCACCGCCGAGGCCGCAGCCGCCTATCTGGGCGAGACGCTGACATTCGGGCCGGAATATCTGATCCCCAAGCCCTTCGATCCGCGGCTGATGGGAGTCGTCTCATCCGCCGTGGCGCGTGCGGCGATGGAAACCGGCGTCGCCACCCGCCCGATCGAGGATCTGGACAGCTACAAGCGCAAGCTGGACGGTTCGGTCTTCCGCTCGGCCATGATCATGCGCCCGGTCTTCGAGGCCGCCGCGACCAGCGAACGCCGCATCGCCTTCGCCGAGGGCGAGGATGAGCGCGTGCTGCGCGCCGCCAATGCGATGCTGGAGGAAACCACCGACAAGCCGATCCTGATCGGCCGCCCCGAGGTGATCGCCATGCGCGCCGAACGCGCCGGCCTGCCGATCCGCCCAGAGCGCGATTTCGAAATCGTGAACCCCGAAAACGATCCGCGCTATCGCGATTACTGGGAAACCTATCACCAGTTGATGGCACGGCGCGGCGTCTCGCCCGATATCGCGCGTGCGATCATGCGCACCAATACCACCGCCATCGCCTCGGTCATGGTTCACCGGGGCGAGGCCGACAGCCTGATCTGCGGCACCTTCGGACAATATGCGTGGCATCTGCGCTATGTCCGGGAAATTCTGGCCAGTGAAGGGCTCGACCCGATCGGCGCGCTGTCGATGATCATCATGCAGGAAGGGCCGCTGTTCATCGCCGACACGCAGGTCCATAACGACCCGACGCCGTTGCAGGTCGCCAATACGGTGATGGGCGCGGCCCGTCATGTCCGCCGCTTTGGCATGACGCCAAAGATCGCGTTGTGCGCCCATTCGCAATTCGGCAATCTGGACACCTATAGCGGCCGCAAGATGCGCGAGGCGCTGGCCATTCTGGAAACCTTCAAGCCCGACTTCATGTATGACGGCGAAATGCATGTGGATGCGGCGCTTGACCCGGAACTGCGGGACCGGATCTTTCCGGGATCGCGGCTGGAGGGTGCGGCCAACGTGCTGGTCTTTGCCGGAACCGACGCGGCGTCGGGCGTGCGCAACGCGCTGAAGATGCGCGCCAACGGGCTGGAGGTCGGGCCGATCCTGATGGGGCTAGGCAACCGCGCCCATATCGTCACCC
- a CDS encoding cytidine deaminase — MTLMDAARDVRERAYAPYSRFKVGAAIRGASGKIYAGCNVENVAYPEGTCAEAGAIAAMVAAGETELIEVAVIADASAPCPPCGGCRQKLAEFGRADTPVLLATIAGQTMATTVGELLPGRFGAEHMDRAE, encoded by the coding sequence ATGACGCTGATGGATGCGGCCCGCGATGTGCGCGAACGGGCCTATGCGCCTTATTCCAGATTCAAGGTCGGGGCGGCCATCCGGGGTGCTTCGGGCAAGATTTATGCCGGCTGCAATGTCGAGAACGTGGCCTATCCCGAGGGCACCTGCGCCGAGGCCGGGGCGATTGCCGCGATGGTCGCCGCCGGAGAGACCGAGCTGATCGAGGTCGCCGTGATCGCCGATGCGTCCGCCCCCTGTCCCCCCTGTGGCGGCTGTCGCCAGAAACTGGCCGAGTTCGGGCGCGCCGATACGCCGGTTCTGCTGGCGACGATAGCCGGGCAGACGATGGCGACGACGGTCGGGGAATTGCTGCCGGGCCGGTTCGGGGCCGAACATATGGACCGGGCGGAATGA
- a CDS encoding thymidine phosphorylase, with protein sequence MTDPRPVIAAIRDGRGLDGPGAALIAQGLANGSVSDAQAGAFAMAVLTRGIGTPGRVALTRAMRDSGRVLRWELPGPVVDKHSTGGIGDTVSLILAPLLAAAGAYVPMISGRGLGHTGGTLDKLEAIPGLSVQQSEDDFRRITREAGCAIVAASGDLAPADRRLYAIRDESGTVESIDLITASILSKKLAAGLDALVLDVKAGVGAFLKSPEQARDLAEALVTTANGAGCRTSAFITDMDQPLARSAGNTLEVAEAIRVLRGEAGALRDLTLELAAECLHLVGRGADLAALLDSGAAAEAFGRMVAAQGGPADLLDRPDRHLRAAPVIRPVPAPEGVVTHIDVAALGHAVVALGGGRVRAGEAIDNSVGLDALARLGEPVGPDRPLAMIHAGDETAAEISVAAVRAAYDIGRSTTSGPLIRHRIRPDA encoded by the coding sequence ATGACCGATCCGCGTCCTGTCATCGCCGCCATTCGCGACGGGCGCGGGCTGGACGGGCCGGGTGCGGCGCTGATCGCGCAGGGGCTGGCCAATGGCTCGGTCAGCGATGCGCAGGCGGGGGCATTCGCGATGGCGGTGCTGACCCGTGGAATCGGCACGCCCGGGCGGGTGGCGCTGACGCGGGCGATGCGCGATTCCGGGCGGGTGCTGCGCTGGGAACTGCCGGGGCCGGTGGTGGACAAGCATTCCACCGGCGGCATCGGCGATACGGTCAGCCTGATCCTTGCGCCGCTTCTGGCGGCGGCGGGGGCCTATGTCCCGATGATCTCGGGGCGGGGTCTGGGCCATACCGGCGGCACGCTGGACAAGCTGGAGGCGATCCCGGGGCTGAGCGTGCAGCAATCCGAGGATGATTTCCGCCGCATCACGCGCGAGGCCGGATGCGCCATCGTTGCGGCTTCGGGCGATCTGGCACCAGCAGATCGCAGGCTTTACGCCATTCGCGACGAATCCGGCACGGTGGAATCGATCGACCTTATCACCGCCTCGATCCTGTCGAAAAAGCTGGCGGCGGGGCTGGATGCGCTGGTCCTCGACGTGAAGGCCGGGGTGGGGGCGTTCCTGAAATCGCCCGAGCAGGCGCGCGATCTGGCCGAGGCTCTGGTCACCACCGCCAATGGCGCGGGATGCCGGACATCGGCCTTCATCACCGATATGGACCAGCCGCTGGCCCGCAGCGCCGGAAACACGCTGGAGGTGGCCGAGGCGATCCGCGTTCTGCGCGGAGAGGCGGGGGCGCTGCGCGATCTGACGCTGGAACTGGCGGCGGAATGCCTGCATCTGGTCGGACGCGGGGCGGATCTGGCGGCGCTGCTGGACAGCGGCGCTGCGGCCGAGGCTTTCGGACGGATGGTGGCCGCGCAGGGCGGGCCCGCCGATCTGCTGGACCGTCCCGACCGGCATCTGCGCGCGGCCCCGGTAATCCGCCCCGTGCCTGCGCCCGAAGGTGTCGTGACCCATATCGACGTGGCGGCGCTTGGCCATGCGGTCGTGGCCCTTGGCGGTGGCCGGGTCCGCGCCGGAGAGGCCATCGACAACAGCGTCGGTCTGGATGCCCTGGCGCGGCTGGGTGAACCCGTCGGCCCCGACCGCCCGCTGGCGATGATCCATGCGGGGGACGAGACCGCCGCCGAAATCTCTGTCGCTGCGGTGCGCGCCGCCTATGATATAGGCAGGTCAACCACTTCGGGACCATTGATTCGCCACAGGATACGGCCGGATGCCTGA
- a CDS encoding phosphopentomutase, which yields MAGKRAFVIVMDSVGIGGAPDADRFFNDGRPDTGANTVGHIAARQRLNMPHLDRLGLGAALRLASGAEVDGLGTEPQGLWGAATEISPGKDTPSGHWEIAGVPVPWEWHCFPDTTPAFLPEVTERICELAATGGILGNCHASGTEVIEEYGEEHIRTGWPICYTSVDSVLQIAAHEERFGLNRLLALCEGLAPMLHEMRVGRVIARPFLGDKPGAFHRTPNRRDFAIAPPSDTMLDIAHAAGRVTHAIGKIGDIFSHRGISHLWKGRSDAELADHLIRLAGQAEPGSLTFANFVEFDSNFGHRRDVAGYAAQLEWFDTIAGQFLAALRPGDLAIFTADHGNDPSWRGTDHTRERVAVLGHGLGARAIGHVGFSDIGASVMDHLDLPPTHHGRSFL from the coding sequence ATGGCTGGGAAGCGCGCATTCGTGATCGTCATGGACAGCGTCGGCATCGGCGGTGCGCCCGATGCCGACCGCTTTTTCAACGATGGCCGTCCCGATACCGGCGCGAACACTGTCGGCCATATTGCCGCGCGACAGCGACTGAACATGCCGCATCTGGACCGTCTGGGTCTGGGCGCCGCGCTGCGGCTGGCCAGCGGCGCCGAAGTGGACGGTTTGGGCACCGAGCCGCAAGGGCTGTGGGGGGCCGCGACGGAAATCTCGCCCGGCAAGGACACGCCCTCGGGTCACTGGGAGATAGCGGGCGTGCCGGTCCCGTGGGAGTGGCACTGTTTCCCCGACACCACCCCCGCCTTTCTCCCCGAAGTCACCGAGCGGATCTGCGAACTTGCCGCGACCGGGGGCATCCTTGGCAATTGCCATGCCTCGGGAACCGAGGTGATCGAGGAATATGGCGAGGAACATATCCGTACCGGCTGGCCGATCTGCTATACCTCGGTGGACAGCGTGTTGCAGATCGCCGCGCATGAAGAGCGTTTCGGCCTGAACCGCCTTCTGGCGCTGTGCGAGGGGCTGGCGCCGATGCTGCACGAGATGCGGGTGGGCCGGGTCATCGCGCGCCCCTTTCTGGGTGACAAACCGGGCGCCTTCCACCGCACGCCGAACCGCCGCGATTTTGCCATCGCGCCGCCCTCTGACACGATGCTCGACATCGCCCATGCGGCGGGCCGCGTGACCCATGCCATCGGCAAGATCGGCGATATTTTCAGCCATCGCGGCATCAGCCATCTGTGGAAGGGGCGTTCGGATGCAGAACTGGCCGATCACCTGATCCGGCTGGCCGGTCAGGCCGAACCCGGCAGCCTGACCTTCGCCAATTTCGTCGAGTTCGATTCGAATTTCGGGCACCGGCGGGATGTGGCGGGCTATGCCGCGCAGCTGGAATGGTTCGACACCATCGCCGGGCAGTTTCTGGCCGCGCTTCGCCCCGGCGATCTGGCGATCTTCACGGCCGATCACGGCAATGACCCCAGTTGGCGCGGCACCGATCACACCCGCGAAAGGGTGGCCGTGCTGGGGCATGGGCTGGGCGCGCGGGCCATCGGCCATGTCGGCTTCTCGGATATCGGCGCCTCGGTCATGGATCATCTGGACCTGCCGCCGACTCATCACGGGCGCAGTTTTCTTTGA
- a CDS encoding adenosine deaminase, whose translation MSGSKIELHLHLEGAAPPAFIRGIAAEKHVDLSGIFDAQGHYAYDDFDGFLRVYEAATSVLRTPRDYARLLAEVLECSVGQGVIYTELFISPEFCGGADLAAWRDHLAAMTEVAERARGQGIDSRAVLTAIRHMGPDRARQTAICAAETALDAGGGWVTGFGMGGAETVGQATDFHWAFDCAREAGLGLTCHGGEWGGPDSIRQALALGCTRIGHGISAIHDPALMRDLADRQITLELCPGSNIALGLCRDWAAHPIAQLVDAGVRVTVSTDDPPFFHTTMRHEYQRLADAFGWGLDEFNRINKWALDAAFCDSETRERLRKEFA comes from the coding sequence GTGAGCGGCAGCAAGATCGAACTTCACCTGCATCTGGAGGGCGCGGCGCCCCCCGCCTTCATTCGCGGGATCGCCGCCGAAAAGCATGTCGATCTGTCCGGCATCTTCGACGCGCAGGGCCATTATGCCTATGATGATTTCGACGGTTTCCTGCGTGTCTATGAGGCCGCGACCAGCGTCTTGCGGACCCCGCGCGACTATGCCCGCCTGCTGGCCGAGGTGCTGGAGTGTTCCGTCGGGCAGGGCGTAATCTATACCGAGCTTTTCATCTCTCCTGAATTCTGCGGCGGTGCCGATCTGGCGGCATGGCGCGACCATCTGGCCGCGATGACCGAGGTGGCGGAACGCGCAAGGGGGCAGGGAATCGACAGCCGCGCGGTGCTGACCGCCATCCGTCATATGGGCCCCGACCGGGCCAGACAGACCGCCATCTGCGCCGCCGAGACCGCGCTGGATGCCGGGGGCGGCTGGGTCACCGGCTTTGGCATGGGCGGCGCCGAGACCGTGGGGCAGGCGACCGATTTCCACTGGGCCTTCGATTGCGCGCGCGAGGCCGGGCTGGGCCTGACCTGCCATGGGGGCGAATGGGGCGGGCCGGACAGTATCCGGCAGGCCTTGGCGCTGGGATGCACGCGTATCGGCCACGGCATCAGCGCCATTCACGACCCGGCGCTGATGCGCGATCTGGCCGACCGGCAGATCACGCTGGAGCTTTGCCCCGGCTCGAATATCGCGCTGGGGCTGTGTCGTGACTGGGCCGCCCATCCCATCGCGCAGCTGGTGGATGCCGGGGTCCGGGTGACGGTCTCGACCGACGATCCGCCGTTTTTTCACACCACCATGCGGCACGAATATCAGCGGCTGGCCGACGCTTTCGGCTGGGGTCTGGATGAATTCAACCGGATCAATAAATGGGCCCTTGACGCGGCTTTCTGCGACAGTGAAACCCGTGAAAGGCTGAGAAAGGAATTCGCGTGA
- the upp gene encoding uracil phosphoribosyltransferase, with the protein MSQKHLTIIDHPLVQHKLTIMRQKDVSTAGFRRLLREISLLLAYEVTRELELTTTRIETPICEMDAPMLEGKKLALISILRAGNGLLDGILEMIPSARVGFVGLYRDPETLQPVQYYNKVPKELDARMTIVVDPMLATGNSLVAAIDLLKQAGAKNLRFLCLLAAPEGVERMRQAHPDVPIFTAALDERLDDHGYIVPGLGDAGDRMFGTK; encoded by the coding sequence GTGAGCCAGAAACACCTGACCATCATCGACCACCCTCTGGTCCAGCACAAGCTGACGATCATGCGGCAGAAGGATGTCTCGACGGCGGGCTTCCGAAGGCTTTTGCGGGAAATCAGCCTGCTGCTGGCCTATGAGGTCACGCGCGAGCTGGAGCTGACCACCACCCGGATCGAGACGCCCATCTGCGAGATGGACGCGCCGATGCTGGAGGGCAAGAAGCTGGCGCTGATCTCGATCCTGCGGGCGGGCAACGGTCTGCTGGACGGGATACTGGAGATGATCCCCTCGGCGCGGGTGGGCTTTGTCGGGCTGTACCGCGACCCCGAAACCCTGCAACCCGTACAGTATTACAACAAGGTTCCCAAGGAACTGGACGCGCGGATGACCATCGTCGTCGATCCGATGCTGGCCACCGGCAATTCGCTGGTCGCGGCCATCGACCTGCTGAAACAGGCGGGGGCGAAAAACCTGCGTTTCCTGTGCCTTCTGGCCGCGCCCGAAGGGGTCGAGAGGATGCGGCAGGCCCATCCCGATGTTCCGATCTTCACCGCCGCGCTGGACGAGAGGCTGGACGATCACGGCTATATCGTGCCCGGTCTGGGCGATGCGGGCGACCGGATGTTCGGCACGAAATAG
- a CDS encoding SPOR domain-containing protein has protein sequence MRVWLVFLWLLALAARAVAAPEPPPPQDFAGAQYIDGSGCVFARAGDNWAPRLDRQGAPVCGFPPTLSQRGLNLDAAPRPTVEDRLFEQFSQGLRDGEFTADPRQRQELHDPGLPDRQDPLTRNLQTAIARQEALRAAMSGARENSDLCNLLGYHSDPSDQPALGGDVTFGLCPGMRADPPRAILTEGARLDRVKVAAAEPVDDEAQTEAATPAASPGIAAPVARPAAGTSPDKGKRSAQAAPAARRPVPAVPDVEMIPANARYVQVGLYPDQASAEIIARRLIARGYPAGLARRDGYAPDVRAVLAGPFEDRGRLVRALNDLRRQGYDRAVAR, from the coding sequence ATGCGGGTCTGGCTGGTTTTTCTGTGGCTTCTGGCTTTGGCCGCAAGGGCCGTGGCCGCGCCCGAACCACCGCCGCCGCAGGATTTCGCGGGCGCGCAATATATCGACGGCAGCGGTTGCGTGTTTGCGCGGGCGGGTGACAATTGGGCGCCGCGTCTGGACCGGCAGGGCGCGCCGGTCTGTGGCTTTCCTCCCACCCTGTCGCAGCGCGGGCTGAATCTGGATGCCGCGCCACGCCCCACGGTCGAGGACCGGCTGTTCGAGCAATTCTCGCAAGGGCTGCGCGACGGCGAATTCACCGCCGACCCACGCCAGCGGCAGGAACTGCACGATCCCGGCCTGCCTGACCGGCAAGACCCGCTGACCCGCAACCTGCAAACGGCCATCGCCCGGCAAGAGGCGTTACGCGCCGCCATGTCCGGTGCGCGCGAAAACAGTGATCTGTGCAACTTGCTGGGCTATCACTCTGACCCCTCAGATCAGCCGGCTTTGGGCGGCGATGTGACCTTCGGGCTGTGCCCCGGCATGCGGGCCGATCCGCCCCGCGCGATCCTGACCGAAGGCGCAAGGCTGGATCGGGTGAAGGTGGCGGCGGCTGAACCCGTTGACGATGAAGCGCAGACTGAGGCGGCGACACCTGCGGCATCGCCGGGCATCGCGGCACCAGTGGCCCGACCCGCTGCCGGGACTTCGCCCGACAAGGGCAAGCGATCCGCGCAGGCGGCCCCTGCAGCGCGGCGTCCGGTGCCTGCCGTCCCGGATGTCGAGATGATCCCGGCAAATGCCCGCTATGTGCAGGTCGGCCTTTATCCCGATCAGGCCAGCGCCGAAATCATTGCGCGGCGTCTGATTGCGCGCGGATATCCGGCGGGACTGGCGCGGCGAGACGGCTATGCCCCCGATGTGCGGGCAGTGCTGGCCGGACCGTTCGAGGATCGGGGCCGGTTGGTGCGGGCGCTGAACGATCTGCGCCGTCAGGGCTATGACCGTGCCGTGGCGCGCTGA
- the tyrS gene encoding tyrosine--tRNA ligase, whose product MTYQPRSDFLHVMAERGYIADCTDYQALDQALLAGPVTAYIGYDATAASLHVGHLLNIMMLRWFQNTGNRPITLMGGGTTKVGDPSFRSDERPLLDEAAIQSNIDGMQQVFARYLDYGPDGARMLNNAEWLDGLNYLEFLRDIGRHFSVNRMLSFESVKSRLDREQSLSFLEFNYMILQAYDFLELHRRQGCQLQMGGSDQWGNIVNGVDLTRRVDDAVVWGLTSPLLTTSDGRKMGKSAGGAVWLNGAMLSSYEFWQFWRNTTDADVGRFLKLYTELPVAECDRLGALQGSEINEAKVRLANEVTTLLHGADAAASAEATAREVFEQGGAGGDLEVALLPAVALTEGLSVVQMLVQAGLTGSGKEAKRLIAEGGLRLNNEAVGDPQMPVTAQLIGDGLKVSIGKKKHRMLRLG is encoded by the coding sequence ATGACCTACCAGCCCCGATCCGATTTCCTGCATGTGATGGCCGAGCGCGGCTATATCGCCGACTGCACGGATTATCAGGCGCTGGATCAGGCGCTGCTGGCGGGGCCGGTCACCGCCTATATCGGTTATGACGCGACGGCGGCCAGCCTGCATGTGGGGCATCTGCTGAACATCATGATGCTGCGCTGGTTCCAGAACACCGGCAACCGTCCGATCACGCTGATGGGCGGCGGTACGACCAAGGTGGGCGATCCGTCCTTCCGCTCGGACGAGCGCCCGCTGCTGGACGAGGCCGCGATCCAGTCGAATATCGACGGGATGCAGCAGGTCTTTGCGCGCTATCTGGATTACGGCCCGGATGGGGCGCGGATGCTGAACAATGCGGAATGGCTGGACGGGCTGAACTATCTGGAGTTCCTGCGCGATATCGGGCGGCATTTCAGCGTCAACCGGATGCTGTCCTTCGAATCGGTGAAGTCCCGGCTGGACCGCGAGCAGTCGCTGTCCTTTCTGGAATTCAACTACATGATCCTGCAAGCCTATGATTTTCTTGAGTTGCATCGCCGTCAGGGCTGCCAGTTGCAGATGGGCGGATCGGATCAGTGGGGCAATATCGTCAATGGTGTCGATCTGACGCGCCGGGTCGATGATGCAGTGGTCTGGGGGCTGACCTCTCCGTTGCTGACGACCAGCGACGGGCGCAAGATGGGCAAATCGGCGGGCGGCGCGGTCTGGCTGAACGGCGCGATGCTGTCGTCTTACGAGTTCTGGCAGTTCTGGCGCAATACAACCGATGCCGATGTCGGGCGGTTCCTGAAGCTTTATACCGAACTGCCGGTCGCGGAATGCGACCGCCTTGGCGCGCTTCAGGGGTCCGAGATCAACGAGGCCAAGGTGCGGCTGGCCAATGAGGTCACCACCCTGCTGCACGGCGCCGATGCCGCCGCCAGCGCCGAGGCCACGGCGCGCGAGGTCTTTGAACAGGGCGGCGCGGGCGGCGATCTGGAAGTGGCGCTGCTGCCCGCCGTGGCGCTGACCGAAGGGCTGTCGGTGGTACAGATGCTGGTTCAGGCCGGGCTGACCGGATCGGGCAAGGAGGCCAAGCGGCTGATCGCGGAAGGCGGGTTGCGACTGAACAACGAAGCGGTCGGCGATCCGCAGATGCCGGTCACGGCGCAGCTGATCGGGGACGGGCTGAAAGTCTCGATCGGCAAGAAAAAGCACCGGATGCTGCGACTGGGCTGA
- a CDS encoding anhydro-N-acetylmuramic acid kinase, translated as MIRALGMMSGTSLDGVDAALIETDGIRIGSFGRSAFRAYSDNESAVLHGALGCWPGDKRTAEAAAISVASHAALAQDFPEAGLIGFHGQTLAHDPGGWGTHQAGDGAALARQVGRPVVWDFRSEDVRQGGEGAPLAPFFHWACAEWAVGQGRLPARPLCFLNLGGVGNLTWVDPTATAPEADGACLAFDTGPANAPINDLLRQRRGWTRDEGGALALSGQARHNVVADFLRHPYFQRPPPKSLDRDSFAGLADQLRGLSDADAAATLVAVLAESVAAGMRWFPRLPEQVLVCGGGRHNRAIMAALSAVLPCPVQPVEAAGLDGDMLEAQAFGWLAVRVQRGLPTSGPSTTGAPRPVCGGRISWPRIG; from the coding sequence ATGATCCGGGCTTTGGGAATGATGTCGGGCACCTCGCTGGACGGGGTCGATGCCGCGCTGATCGAGACCGACGGCATCCGTATCGGCAGTTTTGGCCGCAGCGCGTTTCGGGCCTATTCCGACAATGAAAGCGCGGTTCTGCATGGCGCGCTGGGGTGCTGGCCCGGTGACAAGCGCACGGCCGAGGCGGCGGCGATATCCGTCGCCAGCCATGCGGCGCTGGCGCAGGATTTCCCCGAGGCCGGGTTGATCGGTTTTCACGGCCAGACGCTGGCCCATGATCCGGGCGGGTGGGGCACCCATCAGGCGGGCGACGGTGCGGCGCTGGCACGGCAGGTGGGGCGCCCGGTCGTCTGGGATTTCCGCAGCGAGGATGTACGTCAGGGCGGAGAGGGGGCGCCGCTGGCCCCGTTCTTTCACTGGGCTTGCGCGGAATGGGCGGTCGGGCAGGGCAGGCTGCCCGCGCGGCCCCTGTGTTTTCTGAACCTTGGCGGCGTCGGCAACCTGACCTGGGTCGATCCGACCGCCACCGCGCCCGAGGCCGATGGCGCCTGTCTGGCCTTCGACACCGGCCCCGCCAACGCGCCGATCAACGATCTGCTGAGGCAGCGTCGCGGGTGGACGCGGGATGAGGGTGGGGCGCTGGCGCTGTCCGGGCAGGCGCGGCACAACGTGGTCGCGGATTTTCTGCGCCATCCCTATTTCCAGCGTCCGCCGCCGAAATCGCTGGACCGCGACAGTTTCGCCGGTCTGGCGGATCAGCTGCGGGGCCTGTCCGATGCGGATGCGGCGGCGACTCTGGTGGCGGTGCTGGCGGAATCGGTGGCGGCAGGGATGCGCTGGTTTCCCCGGCTTCCGGAACAGGTGCTGGTTTGCGGCGGGGGCCGTCACAATCGCGCGATCATGGCGGCGCTGTCCGCGGTGCTGCCCTGTCCGGTTCAGCCGGTCGAGGCGGCGGGACTGGATGGCGACATGCTGGAGGCGCAGGCCTTCGGCTGGCTGGCGGTGCGGGTGCAACGCGGCTTGCCGACATCGGGGCCGTCCACCACCGGCGCGCCGAGGCCGGTCTGTGGCGGGCGCATCTCGTGGCCGCGCATTGGTTAA